GGTGCGGCGATTCAGGCTACCTGCCCCGGCGGTACAGGCCTACGGTTTCAGCTTTCCCGAGAACGTGCCCTGCCATGGCCTTTTCGAGCTGCTCTTTCGTCGCACCTGCTGCAAGCTGAAGCGGGGAATCGAGGGCATAGAGCTTGAAGAAATAGCGGTGGGTCCCCGAAGGCGGGCAGGGTCCCCCGTAATCGCTTCTTCCCCAGCTGTTTTTCCCCTGAAGCGCCCCGGGTGGCACGGTGTTTTGCTCTATCCCTGCAGCTGCCCCCGAAATGTTCCACACCACCCAGTGGACCCAGAGGCCGACGGGTGCATCGGGGTCATCCATGATCAGGGCAAAAGATTTCGTCCCTTCGGGCACGTTATCGAAGACAAGTGGCGGGTTCACATCCTCCCCGTCACAGGTGTACTGCTCCGGTATCATGCCCATGTGGGAAAACG
This is a stretch of genomic DNA from Deltaproteobacteria bacterium. It encodes these proteins:
- a CDS encoding YbhB/YbcL family Raf kinase inhibitor-like protein; translation: MGELTISSTAFSHMGMIPEQYTCDGEDVNPPLVFDNVPEGTKSFALIMDDPDAPVGLWVHWVVWNISGAAAGIEQNTVPPGALQGKNSWGRSDYGGPCPPSGTHRYFFKLYALDSPLQLAAGATKEQLEKAMAGHVLGKAETVGLYRRGR